A region from the Pontixanthobacter aestiaquae genome encodes:
- the cutA gene encoding divalent-cation tolerance protein CutA has translation MSALIWTVFRDEGQARPVVAILLHEKLVACANLSVEIQSIFLWRDNIDEQHECGVLLKTHQSLLKDAIERLESLHPYETPAILGWQCSEVGVATDAWLSELVEPGGNGG, from the coding sequence ATGAGCGCGCTGATCTGGACAGTTTTCCGAGATGAGGGACAGGCAAGGCCAGTCGTCGCGATACTCTTGCATGAAAAGCTGGTCGCATGCGCTAATCTTTCAGTGGAAATCCAGTCAATTTTTCTATGGCGGGACAATATTGATGAACAGCACGAATGCGGAGTACTGTTAAAAACACATCAATCTCTTCTAAAAGATGCGATTGAACGTCTCGAAAGCTTGCACCCTTACGAAACACCCGCCATTCTCGGCTGGCAATGCAGCGAAGTCGGGGTCGCAACCGATGCATGGCTCAGCGAATTGGTTGAGCCCGGTGGCAATGGGGGGTGA
- a CDS encoding COX15/CtaA family protein has protein sequence MDSLEHSQSADEVATQRHHGRPAALARWLMAVAGVIVIMVVVGGITRLTESGLSITEWKPVTGTLPPMNETQWQAEFEAYKQIGEYQQINGPAGMTLADYKFIYFWEWFHRLLGRFIGLIYALPLAWFWIKRAIPTGYKPRLLALLALGGLQGTFGWYMVRSGLSTEVTDVSHFWLSIHLLTALFTLAGLIWTALDLRRLGQIPNARPARITGLGWIVSIALFIQLLLGAWVAGLNAGLASDSWPLMQGRLVPEFDATKGLWWALTHDPYLLHFLHRWWAWVAVIALVVLARRTRAFDRQASIAIHSAFGLQIILGIVTVWTGVNIWVATAHQAVGALLVAATAWGIHLIGRTKSSTQ, from the coding sequence ATGGATTCACTAGAACATTCTCAGAGCGCAGATGAAGTTGCTACACAGCGCCATCACGGTAGGCCGGCTGCACTCGCGCGGTGGCTGATGGCGGTTGCGGGGGTCATTGTGATCATGGTGGTCGTTGGCGGGATTACTCGTCTAACCGAATCCGGCCTGTCGATTACGGAATGGAAGCCTGTGACCGGCACATTGCCGCCAATGAACGAGACGCAATGGCAGGCGGAGTTCGAGGCTTACAAGCAAATTGGCGAATATCAGCAAATCAATGGTCCTGCGGGCATGACGCTGGCCGATTACAAGTTTATTTATTTTTGGGAGTGGTTTCACCGATTGCTCGGCCGGTTTATCGGGCTGATTTATGCGCTGCCGCTAGCGTGGTTCTGGATCAAGCGTGCAATCCCCACCGGATACAAGCCACGTCTCCTCGCTTTGCTCGCTCTCGGCGGACTGCAAGGCACATTTGGCTGGTACATGGTGCGGTCGGGCCTTTCGACCGAAGTTACCGATGTCAGCCACTTCTGGCTATCGATCCACTTGCTCACTGCGCTTTTCACGCTGGCAGGCCTGATCTGGACCGCTTTGGACCTCAGGCGGCTTGGGCAGATTCCAAATGCCCGGCCCGCGCGAATCACGGGCTTGGGTTGGATAGTGAGCATAGCGTTATTCATCCAGCTTCTGCTCGGAGCGTGGGTCGCCGGTCTCAACGCTGGCCTGGCATCCGATAGCTGGCCATTGATGCAAGGCCGCTTGGTGCCCGAGTTTGATGCTACCAAGGGCCTGTGGTGGGCGCTGACACATGATCCGTACTTGCTCCACTTCCTCCACCGCTGGTGGGCATGGGTTGCGGTTATCGCTTTGGTAGTTCTCGCGAGACGCACACGCGCATTTGATCGCCAGGCATCCATCGCCATCCATTCGGCTTTTGGTCTGCAGATTATTTTGGGCATCGTGACCGTTTGGACCGGAGTGAACATCTGGGTCGCCACGGCGCACCAAGCGGTCGGCGCCCTGCTGGTAGCCGCAACCGCTTGGGGCATTCACCTTATTGGCCGGACCAAGTCCTCAACCCAATGA
- a CDS encoding MerC domain-containing protein, protein MRSVFPSIRASLDRAGVVLSGLCAAHCLLSILIVSSLGIGGELFFAPELHRVGLAIALVIAAVAIGWGAIQHRRAAPFVIAMMGLTFMGGALAVPHGVHEVVLTVIGVTLVSVGHILNLRSHLPEKR, encoded by the coding sequence ATGCGTAGCGTTTTTCCCTCGATTCGTGCGAGCCTGGATCGCGCCGGTGTGGTCCTTTCGGGCCTGTGTGCCGCGCATTGTCTGCTCAGTATTCTCATCGTGTCCTCGCTTGGCATCGGCGGAGAATTGTTCTTCGCGCCCGAGCTTCACCGGGTGGGTTTGGCGATTGCTTTGGTGATTGCCGCTGTTGCTATCGGCTGGGGGGCAATCCAGCACCGGCGGGCTGCTCCTTTTGTTATCGCCATGATGGGCCTGACCTTTATGGGCGGCGCCTTAGCGGTTCCGCACGGCGTCCATGAAGTGGTTTTGACGGTGATCGGCGTAACGCTGGTTTCGGTTGGCCACATATTGAACTTACGTTCGCACTTGCCTGAGAAGCGTTGA
- the thiS gene encoding sulfur carrier protein ThiS: MSQSLSLTVNGESRKSHAATIAALVAELGLDPAKVAVERNGEIVPRSTLAEVALADGDTLEIVHFVGGGDHSDDSWEVAGKRFSSRLIVGTGKYKDFAQNAAAVEASGAEIVTVAVRRVNVSDPKAPMLTDYIDPKKITYLPNTAGCFTAEDAIRTLRLAREAGGWDLVKLEVLGEARTLYPDMRETLKATETLANEGFKPMVYCVDDPIAAKQLEQAGAVAVMPLGAPIGSGLGIQNRVTIRLIVEGANVPVLVDAGVGTASDAAVGMELGCDGILMNTAIAEAKDPLRMARAMKLAVEAGRHAYLSGRMGTRKYADPSSPLAGLI, from the coding sequence ATGAGCCAGTCCCTTTCCCTGACCGTCAACGGCGAAAGCCGAAAATCACACGCCGCGACTATTGCCGCTTTGGTAGCAGAACTCGGCCTGGATCCCGCTAAAGTCGCAGTGGAGCGCAATGGAGAGATCGTTCCGCGTTCTACCTTGGCCGAAGTCGCACTGGCCGACGGCGATACGCTGGAGATTGTGCACTTCGTTGGTGGCGGTGACCATTCGGATGACAGTTGGGAAGTTGCCGGTAAGCGCTTCAGCTCGCGTCTGATTGTCGGGACGGGCAAGTACAAAGACTTTGCGCAGAACGCAGCGGCTGTTGAGGCATCTGGCGCAGAGATCGTTACCGTGGCGGTGCGCCGCGTAAATGTATCCGATCCCAAAGCGCCAATGCTGACAGACTATATCGATCCCAAGAAGATAACCTACCTCCCCAATACGGCCGGTTGCTTCACCGCAGAAGACGCAATCCGTACCTTGCGTTTGGCGCGTGAAGCTGGAGGCTGGGATCTGGTGAAACTGGAAGTGCTGGGGGAGGCGCGTACGCTTTATCCCGATATGCGCGAGACTCTCAAGGCGACCGAAACGCTCGCCAATGAAGGCTTCAAGCCGATGGTCTATTGCGTCGATGATCCGATTGCGGCGAAACAGTTGGAACAAGCAGGTGCAGTAGCGGTGATGCCGCTCGGTGCACCGATCGGTTCGGGCCTTGGCATTCAGAACCGTGTCACCATTCGTCTGATTGTCGAAGGCGCGAATGTGCCCGTGCTCGTCGATGCAGGCGTTGGAACGGCGTCTGACGCCGCTGTGGGCATGGAACTGGGCTGCGACGGTATCCTGATGAACACTGCGATTGCCGAAGCAAAAGACCCGCTCCGGATGGCCCGCGCCATGAAGCTGGCGGTTGAGGCCGGGCGGCATGCCTATCTGTCGGGCCGGATGGGAACGCGCAAATATGCTGATCCGAGCAGTCCGCTGGCTGGGCTTATTTGA
- a CDS encoding AMP-dependent synthetase/ligase: protein MQLADVDTANNLVELFLKRADQKGDAPFLGAKIDGEWQTISWQETANRVCLLAENLRKIGLVDGDRVMLVSENRPEWCIADLAIMAAGCISVPTYITNTERDHVHILDNSGAKAVIVSNEKLLKPLHPALLATGIAEHVIGIEDLHRQQSGSFDYDSWDALLEGDSAVARRAVEERVAKIGRDETACLIYTSGTGGAPRGVMQHHGSILCNVAGAAEILANDFGLDDDERFLSFLPLSHAYEHSGGQYLPIGAGAEIYYAQGLDKLASNIEETRPTIMVVVPRLFEVLRTRIMKQIGQQGKAANYMMERALAIGEHKANGRMRLRDRPMNLVLEKALRPKIRQKFGGRIKAMVSGGAPLNPEVGIFFEAMGLTMLQGYGQTEAGPVISCNRPAAGIAMDTVGPPMKGVEVKIADDGEILVRGELVMHGYWQNESETKKTVQDGWLHTGDIGHLDDKGRIKITDRKKDMIVNDKGDNVAPQKVEGMLTLQPEIAQAMVAGEQRPYIVGLIVPDAEWAVDWARANDEKFDIAQLQDLPVFRSAISDAVARVNKDLSVVEKVRQFAFADEAFTIENEEMTPSMKIRRHKIRERYQERLDGLYRR from the coding sequence TTGCAGCTAGCTGACGTCGATACGGCCAATAATTTGGTCGAACTATTCCTCAAACGCGCCGATCAAAAGGGCGATGCGCCTTTCCTTGGCGCCAAGATTGATGGCGAGTGGCAAACTATCTCGTGGCAGGAAACCGCCAATAGAGTGTGCCTGCTCGCCGAGAATCTGCGCAAGATCGGCTTGGTCGATGGTGACCGTGTGATGCTGGTATCCGAAAACCGCCCCGAATGGTGCATTGCAGATCTGGCTATCATGGCCGCAGGCTGCATCTCCGTCCCGACCTACATCACCAATACCGAGCGCGATCACGTCCATATTCTCGACAATTCGGGTGCCAAGGCGGTCATCGTATCGAACGAGAAGCTGCTCAAGCCGCTTCATCCGGCTCTGCTGGCAACGGGAATTGCCGAGCATGTTATCGGCATCGAGGACCTGCACCGGCAGCAATCGGGCAGCTTCGATTATGATTCGTGGGATGCATTGCTAGAAGGCGATTCCGCTGTAGCCCGCAGAGCTGTCGAGGAACGGGTCGCCAAGATTGGCCGGGATGAAACCGCCTGCCTCATTTACACCAGCGGAACCGGCGGCGCGCCGCGCGGGGTGATGCAGCACCATGGCTCCATTCTATGCAATGTTGCCGGTGCAGCCGAAATTCTCGCTAATGATTTCGGTCTGGACGATGACGAGCGCTTCCTCAGCTTCCTGCCTCTGAGCCATGCCTATGAGCATTCCGGCGGGCAATATCTGCCTATCGGCGCGGGTGCTGAGATCTATTACGCACAAGGGCTGGATAAGCTGGCGAGCAATATCGAAGAAACGCGCCCGACTATCATGGTCGTGGTCCCGCGCCTGTTCGAAGTCCTCCGCACCCGCATCATGAAGCAGATCGGGCAGCAGGGTAAGGCCGCCAATTACATGATGGAGCGTGCGCTTGCGATTGGTGAGCATAAAGCCAACGGCAGAATGCGTCTGCGTGATCGCCCGATGAATCTGGTTTTGGAAAAGGCGCTACGCCCCAAAATCCGCCAGAAATTCGGTGGCCGGATCAAAGCGATGGTTTCGGGCGGCGCGCCGCTCAATCCCGAAGTCGGCATTTTCTTCGAAGCAATGGGTCTTACTATGTTGCAAGGCTACGGCCAGACAGAAGCCGGGCCTGTTATCAGCTGCAATCGCCCTGCCGCCGGTATCGCAATGGACACGGTCGGCCCGCCAATGAAAGGCGTTGAAGTCAAGATTGCTGATGATGGTGAAATCCTCGTGCGGGGCGAATTGGTCATGCACGGATATTGGCAGAACGAGTCCGAGACCAAAAAGACGGTTCAGGATGGCTGGCTTCACACCGGCGATATTGGCCATCTCGACGATAAAGGCCGGATCAAGATCACCGACCGCAAGAAAGACATGATCGTCAACGACAAAGGCGACAATGTCGCGCCGCAAAAGGTTGAGGGCATGCTCACGTTACAGCCCGAAATTGCCCAGGCGATGGTGGCGGGAGAGCAGCGCCCTTACATCGTGGGCTTGATCGTACCCGATGCGGAATGGGCCGTGGATTGGGCGCGGGCCAATGACGAGAAGTTTGACATAGCGCAATTGCAAGACCTTCCCGTCTTCCGAAGCGCAATAAGCGATGCAGTAGCGCGCGTGAACAAAGACTTGTCAGTGGTGGAAAAAGTCCGCCAATTCGCCTTCGCCGATGAAGCATTCACCATCGAGAACGAAGAGATGACGCCCAGCATGAAAATCCGGCGTCACAAGATCCGTGAGCGCTATCAAGAGCGGCTCGACGGACTGTACAGACGTTAG